A single region of the Pseudomonas granadensis genome encodes:
- the ycaC gene encoding isochorismate family cysteine hydrolase YcaC: MTTPTYNRLNKDDAIVLLVDHQTGLISLVQDFSPNEFKNNVLALADLAKFFDLPTILTTSFEQGPNGPLVPELKEMFPDAPYIARPGQINAWDNEDFVKAIKATGRKQIIIAGVVTDVCVAFPTLSALAEGFDVFVVTDASGTFNTTVQQAAWSRMTQAGAQMMNWFSVACELHRDWRNDIEGLGNLLSQRIPNYRNLMNSYSALTAQQK; this comes from the coding sequence ATGACCACTCCAACCTACAACCGCCTGAACAAAGACGACGCCATCGTGCTGCTGGTTGACCACCAGACGGGTCTGATTTCCCTGGTGCAGGACTTCTCGCCCAACGAGTTCAAGAACAATGTGCTGGCCCTGGCCGACCTGGCGAAGTTCTTCGACCTGCCGACCATTCTCACCACCAGTTTCGAACAAGGCCCGAACGGCCCGCTGGTCCCGGAACTGAAAGAGATGTTCCCGGACGCGCCGTACATCGCTCGCCCAGGCCAGATCAACGCCTGGGACAACGAAGACTTCGTCAAAGCGATCAAGGCCACCGGCCGCAAGCAGATCATCATTGCTGGCGTGGTCACTGATGTCTGCGTAGCGTTCCCGACCCTGTCGGCACTGGCCGAAGGTTTTGATGTGTTCGTGGTCACCGATGCTTCGGGGACCTTCAACACCACCGTGCAACAAGCTGCGTGGAGCCGCATGACCCAGGCCGGCGCACAAATGATGAACTGGTTCTCGGTGGCCTGTGAGCTGCACCGCGACTGGCGCAACGATATCGAAGGCTTGGGCAACCTGCTGTCACAGCGCATCCCCAACTATCGCAACCTGATGAACAGCTACTCGGCGCTGACTGCACAGCAGAAGTAA
- a CDS encoding TetR/AcrR family transcriptional regulator, which produces MRVSKAQAQANREHIVETASELFRERGFDGVGVADLMAAAGFTHGGFYKHFGSKADLMAEASANSLGRSLATAETLDIKGFIDLYLSREHRDGRGDGCTMAALCGDAARQPDELKATFADGIERTLQTLGAKYPTDAAAAPDAARSKMIGLLAQAVGAVMLSRACPDDSALADEILAVCHAQMLASLPPASEDEAEQSE; this is translated from the coding sequence ATGCGAGTCAGCAAAGCCCAGGCACAGGCCAACCGTGAACACATCGTCGAGACGGCGTCCGAGCTGTTTCGTGAGCGAGGGTTTGACGGCGTTGGTGTGGCTGATCTGATGGCGGCGGCCGGTTTCACCCATGGCGGCTTCTACAAGCATTTCGGCTCGAAGGCCGATTTGATGGCCGAAGCCTCGGCCAACAGCCTGGGGCGATCACTGGCGACCGCCGAAACCCTCGACATCAAAGGCTTCATCGACCTCTACCTGTCGCGCGAGCACCGCGACGGACGTGGCGACGGCTGCACCATGGCCGCACTCTGCGGCGACGCCGCCCGCCAGCCTGATGAGTTGAAAGCCACGTTCGCCGACGGCATCGAGCGCACCTTGCAGACGCTGGGCGCCAAGTACCCGACTGACGCCGCAGCAGCGCCGGACGCGGCGCGTTCGAAGATGATCGGACTGCTGGCGCAAGCGGTGGGCGCGGTCATGCTGTCTCGGGCGTGCCCGGATGATTCGGCGCTGGCTGATGAAATTCTTGCGGTGTGTCACGCGCAAATGCTGGCGTCGTTGCCGCCGGCTTCAGAGGATGAGGCTGAACAGAGCGAATAG
- a CDS encoding SDR family NAD(P)-dependent oxidoreductase, giving the protein MTTRPAVLITGASTGIGAVYAERFAQRGHDLVLVARDAARLDTLAAKLRSEHSVAVDVIPADLTRLSDLSPVETRLRDDARIGILVNNAGAAQSGSFIEQSTDSVANLVALNTTALVRLASAIAPRLAKAGEGAIINIGSVVGLAPEFGMSVYGATKAFVLFLSQGLSLELTPLGVYVQAVLPAATRTEIWDRAGIDINTLSEIMEVSDLVDAALVGFDRREPVTIPPLHEGQRWDDLQTARQGLLGQIRQSAVAERYLP; this is encoded by the coding sequence ATGACCACTCGCCCTGCTGTTCTGATCACTGGCGCTTCCACTGGTATCGGCGCGGTCTACGCCGAACGTTTCGCCCAACGCGGGCATGATCTGGTGCTGGTCGCCCGCGATGCTGCACGCCTCGACACACTGGCGGCCAAACTGCGCAGCGAGCACAGCGTTGCCGTCGATGTAATCCCGGCCGACCTGACCCGACTCAGCGATCTCTCCCCCGTCGAAACGCGCCTGCGTGATGACGCGCGCATTGGCATCCTCGTCAACAATGCCGGGGCGGCGCAGTCCGGCAGCTTTATCGAGCAGAGCACCGACAGCGTGGCCAATCTGGTCGCCCTCAACACCACCGCCCTTGTGCGCCTTGCCAGCGCGATTGCGCCGCGTCTGGCCAAGGCCGGTGAAGGTGCGATCATCAATATCGGTTCGGTGGTCGGATTGGCGCCGGAGTTCGGCATGTCGGTTTACGGCGCGACCAAGGCGTTTGTGCTGTTCCTCTCGCAAGGCCTGAGCCTGGAACTGACGCCGCTGGGCGTGTACGTGCAAGCCGTGCTGCCCGCCGCAACCCGCACGGAAATCTGGGACCGCGCCGGCATCGACATCAACACCCTGAGCGAAATCATGGAAGTCAGCGATCTGGTCGACGCCGCACTGGTCGGTTTCGATCGCCGCGAGCCGGTGACCATTCCACCGCTGCACGAAGGCCAGCGCTGGGATGACCTGCAAACCGCGCGTCAGGGCTTGCTCGGGCAGATTCGTCAGTCCGCGGTTGCCGAGCGTTACCTGCCATGA
- a CDS encoding NADP-dependent oxidoreductase, protein MKAFLIDRYGLHNGHIGDVAEPAPGPDDVLIEVHAASVNVLDSKIRRGEFKLILPYAMPLVLGNDVAGVVISTGAAVTAFKPGDEVYARVPEQRIGTFAERIAVDQHAVAHKPANLNMEQAAAIPLVTQTAWQALVDIAQLRAGQKVLIHAGSGGVGTVAIQLAKHLGAFVATTTSTVNVEWVKALGADVVIDYKHQRFEDELRGYDVVLNSLGADVLEQSLEVLKPGGRLISISGPPTADFAKAQGLAWPLRQVMRLLSLKIRRQVRRHNVSYSFLFMRANGAQLRDISALIEAGKLAPVLDRSFAFESTAEALAYVEQGRAKGKVVVRMK, encoded by the coding sequence ATGAAAGCTTTTCTTATCGACCGCTACGGTCTACACAACGGGCACATCGGCGACGTCGCCGAGCCCGCGCCTGGGCCTGACGACGTCCTGATCGAGGTCCACGCGGCGAGCGTCAATGTCCTCGATTCGAAGATCCGCCGCGGTGAATTCAAGTTGATTTTGCCGTACGCGATGCCGCTGGTACTGGGCAACGATGTCGCCGGTGTGGTGATCTCGACCGGCGCAGCAGTCACCGCTTTCAAACCCGGTGATGAGGTCTATGCGCGGGTGCCGGAACAGCGCATCGGCACCTTTGCTGAGCGGATCGCGGTGGATCAGCACGCGGTCGCGCACAAGCCTGCCAACCTAAATATGGAACAGGCCGCGGCGATTCCGTTGGTGACGCAGACTGCGTGGCAAGCGCTGGTCGACATTGCACAGTTGCGCGCCGGGCAGAAAGTGTTGATCCATGCCGGTTCCGGCGGTGTCGGCACGGTCGCCATTCAACTGGCCAAACACCTCGGCGCGTTTGTCGCGACCACCACCAGCACGGTGAATGTCGAGTGGGTCAAGGCACTCGGCGCGGACGTGGTGATCGACTATAAACACCAGCGTTTCGAGGATGAGCTGCGCGGTTACGATGTGGTGCTCAACAGCCTCGGTGCCGATGTGCTGGAGCAATCGCTGGAGGTTCTGAAACCCGGCGGTCGGCTGATTTCCATCTCCGGCCCACCCACCGCAGACTTCGCCAAGGCGCAAGGTCTGGCCTGGCCGCTGCGGCAAGTGATGCGCTTGTTGAGCCTGAAGATCCGTCGCCAGGTTCGTCGGCACAACGTCAGTTACAGCTTCCTGTTCATGCGGGCCAACGGCGCGCAGTTGCGCGACATCAGCGCGTTGATCGAGGCCGGCAAGCTGGCGCCGGTGCTGGATCGCAGCTTTGCCTTTGAGTCGACGGCTGAGGCGCTGGCTTATGTCGAACAGGGCCGCGCCAAGGGCAAAGTCGTTGTGCGGATGAAATAG
- a CDS encoding helix-turn-helix transcriptional regulator, with translation MSLPHRIPTYVMQQRSELTDFYIRDKKGRRAETAPHRHEYFQIQINLGGDTVQHIGNVERPFPRNTLAFILPHRVHVIPHPAESNFIVINFSQTFLLPHLQCDPMDLEEVSILLAPELSPFRFQEHLDFILADADFAGVCALIEQMRRLDENRQFGTREMLKGLLLQLIGSVCFLYAEPLKRLAEENAAEVSRRDALSRMFEYLRKNIADPDLNLIKVAAATYLSPTYLTHWLRKEIGKTFTELVLERRMHAARNFLLNSTRSVGEVARLCGFADEAYFSRRFRQIHGQPPGQFRRRQLNPDTPQTPLNT, from the coding sequence ATGTCGTTACCGCACCGGATTCCCACCTACGTCATGCAGCAACGCAGCGAATTGACCGATTTCTACATCCGCGACAAAAAGGGCCGCCGCGCCGAAACCGCGCCGCATCGCCACGAATACTTTCAGATCCAGATCAACCTCGGCGGCGACACCGTGCAGCACATCGGCAACGTCGAGCGTCCGTTCCCGCGCAACACCCTGGCGTTCATCCTGCCGCACCGTGTGCATGTGATTCCGCACCCGGCAGAGAGCAATTTCATCGTCATCAATTTTTCCCAGACGTTTCTGTTGCCGCACTTGCAGTGCGACCCGATGGACCTCGAAGAAGTGTCGATCCTGCTGGCGCCGGAGCTGTCACCGTTCCGGTTTCAGGAGCATCTGGATTTCATTCTCGCGGATGCGGATTTCGCCGGGGTCTGTGCGCTGATCGAGCAGATGCGCCGCCTCGACGAGAATCGCCAGTTCGGCACGCGGGAGATGCTCAAGGGCTTGCTGCTGCAGTTGATCGGCAGCGTGTGTTTTCTTTACGCCGAGCCGCTCAAGCGCCTGGCCGAAGAAAACGCCGCCGAGGTCAGCCGACGCGATGCGCTGAGCCGCATGTTCGAATACCTGCGCAAGAACATCGCCGACCCCGACCTCAACCTGATCAAAGTGGCGGCGGCGACGTACCTGTCACCGACCTATCTGACCCACTGGCTGCGCAAGGAAATCGGCAAGACCTTCACCGAACTGGTGCTCGAACGGCGGATGCACGCGGCGCGCAATTTCCTCCTCAACAGCACCCGCTCCGTGGGCGAGGTGGCGCGCCTGTGCGGGTTTGCCGACGAGGCGTATTTCTCCCGACGTTTCCGGCAGATTCACGGCCAGCCGCCGGGGCAGTTCCGCCGCCGGCAGCTCAACCCGGATACGCCGCAAACGCCGTTGAATACCTGA
- a CDS encoding MFS transporter: MSNSHASQASVPPVIAGARDAVVPQRLPSRRRWFMLSLLLIATIINYIDRVNISIAAPFMAKDLGLDKIEMGLIFSAFAWTYALALVPAGFIADRFGSRFTYGVSLISWSTVTVCQGFATGFASLFGLRLAVGAMEAPAFPANSRAVTVWFPARERGLASSIYVCGQYLGTALFTGALLWLATTFDWRHVFYSTGALGIVFGVLWLYLYRDPLNCKKVSKAELQYIEAGGGLVKSSQERTRFNWRQIAELFSYRQVWAICIGKFASTSALYFFLTWFPTYLIEERHLTMIKAGIFAVLPFVGATVGILLAGIVSDGLIRRGYSMSFARKLPLVVGSMLGMSIVLVNFTDSNTFCIAVLTIAFFAQGIASSSWAAVSEVAPKELIGLTGGITSLAANIGGIVTPIVIGAIVHATGSFAWAFWFIGGVALIGTLSYSLLLGRLYRIELKPR; the protein is encoded by the coding sequence ATGTCTAATTCCCATGCTTCTCAAGCCAGTGTGCCGCCGGTGATTGCCGGCGCGCGCGACGCCGTGGTTCCGCAACGCCTGCCCTCGCGGCGGCGCTGGTTCATGTTGTCGCTGTTGCTGATCGCGACCATCATCAACTACATCGACCGGGTCAATATCTCGATCGCCGCACCGTTCATGGCCAAGGATCTGGGCCTGGACAAGATCGAGATGGGCCTGATCTTCTCCGCGTTCGCCTGGACCTATGCGTTGGCGCTGGTGCCGGCCGGGTTCATCGCCGACCGCTTTGGCTCGCGCTTCACCTACGGGGTGTCGCTGATCAGTTGGTCGACGGTCACCGTGTGCCAAGGCTTCGCCACCGGTTTCGCGTCGCTGTTCGGCCTGCGTTTGGCGGTCGGTGCGATGGAAGCCCCGGCGTTTCCGGCCAACAGCCGCGCGGTGACGGTGTGGTTCCCGGCCCGCGAACGCGGACTGGCGAGCAGCATATACGTCTGCGGCCAATACCTCGGCACGGCGCTGTTCACCGGCGCGCTGCTGTGGCTGGCCACCACCTTCGACTGGCGCCACGTGTTCTACAGCACTGGCGCACTGGGCATTGTTTTCGGTGTGTTGTGGCTGTACCTGTATCGCGATCCGCTGAACTGCAAAAAGGTCAGCAAGGCCGAATTGCAGTACATCGAAGCGGGCGGCGGACTGGTCAAAAGCAGTCAGGAACGCACCCGTTTCAACTGGCGGCAGATCGCCGAGCTGTTCAGCTACCGTCAGGTCTGGGCGATCTGCATCGGCAAGTTCGCCAGCACCTCGGCGCTGTACTTCTTCCTGACCTGGTTCCCCACTTACCTCATCGAAGAACGCCACCTGACGATGATCAAGGCCGGGATCTTCGCCGTGTTGCCCTTCGTCGGCGCCACCGTGGGCATCCTCCTCGCCGGGATCGTCTCAGACGGGCTGATCCGCCGGGGCTACTCGATGTCGTTCGCCCGCAAGTTGCCGCTGGTGGTCGGGTCGATGCTGGGCATGTCGATCGTGCTGGTGAATTTCACCGACTCGAACACGTTCTGCATTGCCGTGCTGACCATCGCTTTTTTCGCTCAAGGCATCGCCTCGTCTTCATGGGCGGCGGTCTCGGAAGTCGCGCCGAAGGAGCTGATCGGCCTGACCGGCGGCATCACCAGCCTGGCGGCGAACATCGGCGGCATCGTCACGCCGATCGTGATTGGCGCCATCGTGCATGCCACCGGCTCGTTCGCCTGGGCGTTCTGGTTCATCGGCGGCGTGGCGCTGATCGGCACCCTCTCCTACTCGCTGCTGCTCGGCCGGCTGTACCGCATCGAACTGAAACCGCGCTGA
- a CDS encoding fumarylacetoacetate hydrolase family protein, whose protein sequence is MNMTEYVFTPDLPATLPVVGSAQRFPVGRVFCVGRNYPWPDSQGQSRQLPVFFMKPASNVVDAVGDVAYPPLTEEFVHEIELVVAIGEGGANIPESQALAYVWGYAAGLDLTRRDVQLAAKSKGLPWEGAKVFDGAAPITAIVPVSRSGHPEGELWLNVNGEERQRDSLDNQIWSVSEVISRISRSMALRAGDLIMTGSPAGVDALQPGDLISAGIDGIGQLEMRVGARPQSFA, encoded by the coding sequence ATGAACATGACTGAATACGTTTTCACTCCGGATCTGCCCGCAACCTTGCCGGTGGTGGGCAGCGCGCAACGCTTTCCTGTCGGTCGGGTGTTTTGTGTCGGTCGCAACTACCCCTGGCCGGACAGCCAGGGCCAGTCGCGCCAGCTGCCGGTGTTCTTCATGAAGCCAGCGAGCAATGTCGTCGATGCCGTCGGTGACGTGGCCTACCCGCCGCTGACCGAAGAGTTCGTCCACGAAATCGAACTGGTGGTGGCGATTGGCGAAGGTGGCGCGAACATTCCCGAAAGCCAGGCGCTGGCCTATGTCTGGGGCTACGCCGCCGGGCTCGACCTGACCCGCCGCGACGTGCAACTGGCGGCCAAGAGCAAGGGCCTGCCGTGGGAAGGCGCCAAGGTGTTTGATGGCGCCGCGCCGATAACGGCGATTGTGCCGGTCAGTCGCAGCGGCCATCCCGAGGGCGAGTTGTGGCTCAACGTCAACGGCGAGGAACGTCAGCGTGACAGCCTAGACAACCAGATCTGGTCGGTCAGCGAAGTGATCAGCCGCATCTCTCGTTCGATGGCGTTGCGCGCCGGCGATCTGATCATGACCGGCAGCCCGGCGGGCGTCGATGCGCTGCAGCCCGGCGACCTGATCAGCGCCGGCATCGATGGCATCGGTCAATTGGAAATGCGCGTCGGCGCTCGTCCGCAGTCATTTGCATAA
- a CDS encoding SDR family oxidoreductase — protein sequence MSSPLKVALVTGAGSGIGRAVALGLMADGFTVVAAGRRAEPLQALVELATSEGHQALAVPTDVRDPASVDALFASIAEVYGRLDVVFNNAGVNAPAVPLDELTFEQWRNVIDTNLNGVFLCARGAFGLMRRQQPQGGRIINNGSISAHTPRPFSSAYTASKHAVLGLTRSLALDGREFNIACSQIDIGNALTEMSERMTRGVRQANGSIAVEPMVDVKHVAEAVRYIAGLPLSANVLNMTVMATAMPFAGRG from the coding sequence ATTTCATCTCCGCTAAAAGTTGCGCTGGTCACCGGCGCCGGCAGCGGCATCGGTCGCGCCGTGGCGCTGGGCCTGATGGCCGACGGGTTCACCGTGGTCGCCGCCGGACGCCGAGCGGAACCTTTGCAAGCGCTGGTCGAACTGGCGACAAGCGAAGGCCACCAAGCGCTGGCGGTACCCACCGACGTGCGCGACCCCGCCAGTGTCGACGCGCTGTTCGCCAGCATTGCCGAGGTCTACGGGCGCCTCGACGTGGTGTTCAACAATGCCGGGGTGAATGCCCCTGCCGTGCCGCTGGATGAGCTGACCTTCGAGCAGTGGCGCAACGTCATCGACACCAATCTCAACGGGGTTTTCCTGTGTGCCCGCGGCGCCTTCGGCCTGATGCGCCGCCAGCAGCCACAGGGCGGACGCATCATCAACAACGGTTCGATTTCCGCGCACACGCCACGCCCGTTCAGCAGCGCCTACACCGCGAGCAAACACGCGGTGCTGGGCCTGACCAGATCGCTGGCGCTGGACGGTCGCGAATTCAACATCGCTTGCAGCCAGATCGACATCGGCAATGCGTTGACCGAGATGTCCGAGCGCATGACCCGCGGCGTGCGCCAGGCCAACGGCAGCATCGCCGTCGAGCCGATGGTCGATGTCAAACACGTCGCCGAGGCGGTGCGCTACATCGCTGGCCTGCCGCTGTCGGCCAACGTTCTGAACATGACCGTCATGGCCACTGCCATGCCGTTTGCCGGCCGCGGTTGA
- a CDS encoding 2-hydroxyacid dehydrogenase yields MKPEVLQLSPILIPEINARLDELFTVRRYFQQADKAAYLREHGANIRGVITGGHTGISQALMAQLPRLEVVAVNGVGTDAVDLAYARDRGIRVTATIGALTEDVADLAIGLLIAVCRGLCTSDRYVRSGEWPHSPTPLAPLPLARQVSGMRIGIVGMGRVGRAVASRAAAFGCPISYTDLQPMSDVSHTFVANLKQLARDSDALILAAAADKAEAIINADVLQALGKGGYLINVARGKLVNEAHLLAALTAGEIAGAGLDVFVDEPNVPEALFNNEQVVLQPHRASATLQTRTRMGEMVVASLLDSFAGKVPQGCVTG; encoded by the coding sequence ATGAAGCCCGAAGTCTTGCAGTTGAGCCCGATCCTGATTCCTGAAATCAACGCCCGTCTCGATGAATTGTTCACCGTCAGACGCTATTTCCAGCAGGCCGACAAAGCCGCCTATTTGCGTGAGCATGGCGCCAATATTCGCGGGGTGATCACCGGCGGGCACACCGGCATCAGCCAGGCCCTGATGGCGCAATTGCCGCGACTGGAAGTGGTGGCGGTCAATGGGGTCGGCACCGATGCGGTCGACCTGGCGTACGCCCGCGATCGTGGTATTCGCGTTACAGCAACCATTGGCGCGCTGACCGAAGACGTCGCCGACCTCGCCATCGGCTTGCTGATCGCCGTGTGCCGTGGCCTGTGCACCAGCGATCGCTACGTGCGCTCGGGCGAGTGGCCGCACAGCCCGACGCCGCTGGCGCCGCTGCCACTGGCGCGACAGGTGTCGGGCATGCGCATCGGCATCGTCGGCATGGGCCGGGTCGGTCGTGCCGTGGCCAGTCGCGCCGCCGCGTTCGGCTGCCCGATCAGTTACACCGATCTGCAGCCGATGAGCGATGTCAGCCACACCTTCGTCGCCAATCTCAAGCAGTTGGCGCGCGACAGCGACGCGCTGATTCTCGCCGCCGCGGCCGACAAGGCTGAAGCGATCATCAACGCCGACGTCCTGCAAGCGTTGGGCAAGGGCGGTTATCTGATCAATGTGGCGCGCGGCAAACTGGTCAATGAAGCGCACCTGCTGGCGGCGCTGACGGCCGGCGAGATCGCCGGGGCCGGGCTGGATGTGTTCGTCGATGAGCCGAATGTGCCAGAAGCCTTGTTCAACAACGAACAGGTGGTGCTGCAACCGCACCGCGCCAGCGCCACCCTGCAGACGCGCACGCGCATGGGCGAAATGGTGGTTGCCAGCCTGCTCGACAGCTTTGCCGGCAAGGTGCCACAGGGGTGTGTCACGGGGTAA
- a CDS encoding TonB-dependent siderophore receptor, with amino-acid sequence MRRTLLSICVLQALSSSSWAEQAVNAPSVLELDATDVVGTADYERADGPVQGYRATRSASATRTDTAIHETAQSISVVTKDAVEDIGATRLQDALDYAGGVGRANNFGGQGLTTFTVRGFTTGEFYRNGFPINRGYPNMPDANTIERLEVLRGPATTLYGRGDPGGTFNVVSKQPLAERTVTLGSQLNDQGMQRGTLDASGPLDEEGRLAYRLNVVGEGGDTFRDHVETERYGITPVLSWQATDATKVIFEGDFMRNNAPLDRGVTRYPKQIGTASRDTFFGEKDVGKLHNDNNVAQLRFEHLLNDDWTLGGGFQWLDGSLKGNAIEANGIAADGRTLGRNFNYRKLEWTDKDTQLNLTGHFSTGGLQHTLLTGIEYEDYDYKSIIQRSSGAVGAYPIDIFDPVYGQPRPALTRTPTHDKENLKTYAAFVQDQVALTERLKVLAGARFERFEHDYETYVPGGKSWQAADNAVTPRLGVTYDLTETLAVYANTARSFKPNTGASRVGGGFAPEKGKSYEMGLKWEALDHQLSVDAAIYQIEKRNVLTTDPVDSTFSVAAGEVRSRGFDLNVAGNLTPEWRVIGGYAYVDAEVTKDNTIRSGTRLLNIPQNSFSLLNVYEFQDGALKGLGLGTGLKYVDERAGQTANTAFSMDSYTVVDLLGFYKVNDKVRLNLDLKNLFDRDYEEGAFGNVYAYPGAPRTVQVGISYTL; translated from the coding sequence ATGCGTCGTACTCTGCTTTCCATTTGCGTGCTGCAGGCGTTGTCTTCTTCTTCGTGGGCCGAACAGGCTGTTAACGCACCCTCAGTGCTTGAGCTGGACGCCACCGATGTGGTCGGCACGGCAGATTACGAACGGGCCGACGGCCCGGTGCAGGGCTATCGCGCGACGCGTTCGGCCAGTGCCACGCGCACCGACACGGCGATCCATGAAACCGCGCAATCGATCAGCGTAGTGACCAAAGATGCGGTCGAGGACATCGGCGCGACGCGCTTGCAGGACGCCCTGGATTACGCCGGCGGCGTCGGCCGCGCGAACAATTTCGGCGGCCAGGGCCTGACCACCTTCACAGTGCGCGGCTTCACCACCGGCGAGTTTTATCGCAACGGTTTCCCGATCAACCGCGGCTATCCGAACATGCCCGACGCCAACACCATCGAGCGTCTGGAAGTGCTGCGCGGCCCGGCCACCACGCTCTACGGCCGCGGCGATCCAGGCGGCACCTTCAACGTCGTGTCCAAGCAGCCGCTGGCCGAGCGCACCGTCACCCTCGGCAGCCAGCTCAACGATCAAGGCATGCAACGCGGCACCCTCGATGCGTCCGGGCCGCTCGATGAAGAGGGGCGCCTGGCCTATCGGCTCAATGTGGTGGGCGAGGGCGGCGATACCTTTCGCGACCACGTCGAGACCGAACGATACGGCATCACGCCGGTGCTGAGCTGGCAGGCGACCGATGCGACCAAGGTGATTTTCGAAGGCGATTTCATGCGCAACAATGCGCCGCTCGACCGTGGCGTGACGCGCTATCCAAAGCAGATCGGCACCGCCTCGCGCGACACTTTCTTCGGTGAGAAAGACGTCGGCAAATTGCACAATGACAACAACGTGGCCCAGTTGCGTTTCGAGCACCTGCTCAACGACGACTGGACCCTGGGCGGTGGTTTCCAGTGGCTCGACGGTTCGCTTAAAGGCAACGCGATCGAAGCCAACGGCATCGCTGCTGACGGTCGCACCCTGGGGCGCAACTTCAACTACCGCAAGCTGGAATGGACCGACAAGGACACCCAGCTGAATCTGACCGGGCACTTCAGCACCGGCGGTCTGCAGCACACCTTGCTCACCGGCATCGAATACGAAGACTACGACTACAAGTCGATCATCCAGCGCTCCAGCGGTGCGGTCGGTGCCTACCCGATCGACATCTTCGATCCGGTCTACGGCCAGCCGCGCCCGGCCCTGACCCGCACGCCGACCCACGACAAGGAAAACCTCAAGACCTACGCCGCCTTCGTGCAGGATCAGGTGGCGTTGACCGAGCGCCTGAAAGTGCTGGCCGGGGCGCGCTTCGAGCGTTTCGAACACGACTATGAAACCTACGTGCCGGGCGGCAAGAGTTGGCAGGCGGCGGATAACGCGGTGACCCCGCGTCTGGGCGTGACCTACGATCTGACCGAAACCCTCGCGGTCTATGCCAACACCGCGCGCTCGTTCAAACCCAACACCGGCGCCAGCCGCGTCGGTGGCGGCTTCGCCCCGGAGAAAGGCAAGTCCTATGAGATGGGCCTCAAGTGGGAGGCGCTGGATCACCAGTTGAGCGTGGATGCGGCGATCTACCAGATCGAAAAACGCAACGTACTGACCACCGACCCGGTCGACTCGACCTTCAGCGTCGCCGCAGGCGAGGTGCGCAGCCGTGGCTTCGACCTGAACGTCGCCGGCAACCTGACCCCGGAGTGGCGGGTCATCGGCGGCTATGCCTATGTCGATGCCGAAGTGACCAAGGACAACACGATCCGCTCCGGCACCCGCTTGCTGAACATTCCGCAAAACAGCTTCAGCCTGCTCAACGTCTACGAATTCCAGGACGGCGCCCTCAAAGGCCTGGGCCTCGGCACCGGGCTCAAGTATGTCGACGAACGCGCCGGGCAAACCGCCAATACCGCGTTTTCGATGGACAGCTACACGGTGGTCGATTTGCTGGGCTTTTATAAGGTCAACGACAAGGTCCGGCTCAACCTTGATCTGAAGAATCTGTTCGATCGTGATTATGAGGAAGGGGCGTTCGGCAACGTCTACGCCTATCCGGGCGCGCCGCGGACGGTGCAGGTGGGGATTTCTTATACCTTGTGA
- a CDS encoding TetR/AcrR family transcriptional regulator, whose amino-acid sequence MKPTYDDTRQHLLDTGHRMMAEKGFTSVGLNEILQTAGVPKGSFYHYFKSKELYGQALLEDYFVGYLADMERRLTLPGLNAYERLMDYWQGWQNRCTLEGHGDECLVVKLSAEVADLSESMRLTLRDGAERVVSRITECLEQGQTDGSVPKGDARHLAETLYQLWLGASLLNKLQRTGQSLQTSMAMTTRLLGH is encoded by the coding sequence ATGAAACCGACCTACGACGACACCCGCCAACACTTGCTCGACACCGGCCACCGGATGATGGCCGAGAAGGGCTTCACCAGCGTTGGCCTCAACGAGATCCTGCAGACCGCCGGTGTGCCCAAGGGCTCGTTCTATCACTACTTCAAATCCAAAGAACTCTATGGCCAGGCGCTGCTCGAGGATTACTTCGTCGGCTACCTCGCCGACATGGAGCGCCGCCTGACGCTGCCGGGGCTCAACGCCTACGAGCGGCTGATGGATTACTGGCAGGGCTGGCAGAACCGCTGCACCCTCGAAGGCCACGGCGATGAATGCCTGGTGGTGAAACTCAGCGCCGAGGTCGCCGACCTCTCCGAGTCGATGCGTCTGACCTTGCGCGATGGCGCCGAGCGCGTGGTATCGCGCATCACCGAATGCCTCGAACAGGGCCAGACGGACGGCAGCGTGCCCAAGGGCGATGCCCGGCATCTGGCGGAAACCCTGTATCAACTGTGGCTGGGCGCCAGCCTGTTGAACAAGTTGCAGCGCACCGGACAGTCGCTGCAAACCTCGATGGCGATGACCACGCGGCTACTGGGGCACTGA